In the genome of Mercurialis annua linkage group LG8, ddMerAnnu1.2, whole genome shotgun sequence, the window ATCAACCACTAGAAACGAAGAGAAGTGACAAAGAAGTGACTGTATCTACGAGCAAAGTAACTCAAATAGCAGATGTCATTGTAGAGGCCTTTCCATTGCAACCTGTTACTCAGCCTACTTGCATTTTGGACGAAAATTCTGATGAAGAAAGGGATTTGAACAGAAGCTTAGTAGAAAAAGATGTCGAAAAGGTGTTGCTGGAGCCAGTATCTGACACTTCTTTATCCAGTGGAACGGATCTGTTAGATAACTCTTTCAAGGTTGATGATAAAGCAGAAAAGCTAGCAGATTCGTCGCTTCAACAGGAGTCCAAATTGCCGGATGATAAAGAAGTGAAACACAGGACAGAATTTCAAATAGGAAACTCAAATTCTTTTGCCACCAAAGATGCCATCGCACATGATGCTCATGTTGGCATAGATGTTGAAATGAAGGCAACTCATAATGATATGAAAAGTTCTGAAGCTAAGgtgagattttatttatttgaatacttcTTTATGGATTCCATGGGAGGCTTCCTTTCAAAATATTATTCTCTCGGATATTgttttgttatatatttattaaatcagCATTATCAAATAGTTTGGTATCATAggtatatgtatatttataacATGAATATATTGGAATGGGAAACAATTATACAAAATGGGCGAACCTGGTTCCTTGAGACATATCTATATTACAGGCTAACTTGAAGTTGAAGCTCAATTGGGATGATTTACCTTGGTAGTTCATGATAGTTGGGGTTTAAATGagcaattaatttaatatttagaaaAGGAAAAATTTGATCTCTAATTATGTGAATTGactatttattttcaaaaaatattggAAGTCAATTGTTCACTTTTTATAGTCATGTATGCAATTGCTCTATTGGCATTATTTGATGCAACAAgattattaaatagaaaaatagagcAGTCAGTATAAGTTTTTGTTGAAACCATTATAATTTATGGACATGGATGTTGTGTAATGTTATGGTTTTCCAATCCCTACATACTGTGCTGgttcaaattttaataactGGCAACATATggacaaaaataaatttatttggcGCTTTTTCGGCGATTTGGCTTATGCTTATGAGTGAAGTTGTGCATTTCTATTGAATTACATCTTACATGTTTTTTACCCcttttttgtttctttgaaTTAATTGTGACCAAAGGGCCTgctgttttaaataaaatctaaaattaaggTGTAACATCTAGCTTCTATTTTGAGGTACTGGTACTTTTTCCGCTAACTTCTtccattttataatttgtgTGAGAAAATTAGCTTGGGGATTACACATTCAGTGAACTTTCATGACTCTTGCTGTTTCCAATGTACTAAACGGATGGATGTATATTAACTGGTCTAGTTGGACACATTCCACACGAGTAGGATCATTTAAATGCTTATAAAGAGAGAGAATCCTTGTAGCTTGCTGTCTTTTGGTCTTCAATAGCATATAGCAACCAAATGCTGCTAGAGAGAATGGTTTGGTGTTGAGTTGTTTGTGCTTGAAAAGGGTTGCTGCCGAGAAGTTTGTGCATGCAAAAGGCTTGCTGTATAGTTGTTTGTGCCTGCATCTAGTAAATAGTGTTTTATGGTATGTGATTCATGATACTCAAATagacttttaaattttgtgagttaatttattttttcaaacttGAGCCGTACCAAACTAAAAggagtttaaaatatttcaaactaaACCGAACCGGTCGTTTGGTTGattttttcagttcggtttgtTTTTCTGGTTTGGCTTATGTAAAAATTgaactgataatttttttactctcaaaatcaaaccaaaaagaATAACTGAATACTTTTATAGTGTCAAattgaaccaaaccgaaatattcagtttggtttagtttttgcacaccccttcTTACTGGCATATGCTATTACTGCTTCCATAATTTGTGATCTGTCTGTCTGCGTCTATGTTTCTCTGTTACTTTACTTTTAATCAAGATCTTTGCATTAGCACGACGTAGGAAATGTGTATTTATGAATACAAATCTGTCTTGCATGAATTGAGTGGTTCATCTACTACGTTTTATTACTGGTATGTTCATTATAAAATTCCTGAGAAGTATAGGCATGGATGATATTTTCACAACtggtaaattaattttcatattatttttgtaGGTTGTAAATGCAGCAAATGGCGCCCTCACCAAAACAATAGACAGACCGCATGCCACCAAGAACAGCATTGCGCCAATCACCCAACAGAAAGTTATTCAAAATAAATCTGATGCACAACATAGCAGCAACTCTCGGAAAGGGAGCACTCCGACTTTAGAGAGAATTAAGATGTAAGTATAAAAGACACCTTCAACTAGGAGTGCAAAAATTAAACCGAACTGAACTGATAAATTTGGTTCAGTTCAGTTtgacattataaaaaatttcagtttttctggtttggttcagttttggaAGTAAAAAGAATTCTGTTAAATTTTTTGGTACAAACTTAACTGAATAATCAAACCTGACCAAAATAAACTGAACCAACTAGTTTGGTTCATTTTGAAAaatgttaaattcttaaaaatttggttcggtttggtttttgaagaaaattacaaaattcTATATTGAATTTTGTTAATTCATATTTTGGTGTATTTGTTACATGTCTAGACTCTTGTATTCATCTTTTGGTTGGTTTGTGGGCAGTGAATCATGGGAAGGAACATCTAAGAAATCAACAAAATCGGAAAGTAACCCGGTGGTGGCTGCTTTTAAATCTTTTGTAGCTtcctttgtaaaattttggtcTGGATGAAGCTTGATTGTGGTagttttatatgaaatttttgCATTATCAGCCAAACTAATGTGTAAACTTAGTAGAGCCATGATATGGGGAGGTTATTTCCAAATATTACGTGGGAGAAATACTTGCATATGATGAGGTAATGAGCTTGCATATACTCGCATCCCTTTGCTGTCGGTATGCTTAGCAGAAATATTTGTGTCGATTCTGACCAAGCTGTTGCCGAAAACGACTAATACTTTGTACGATCATGAGGAAGATATCCTGAAATTGACTGCGAATCGAAGCATTTCTTGTGAGTATGTTCTTGAATTCCAAATGTTATTGTCTCTGTATTCTGTTAATCGTGTCAATATTTATGTACCGTTGGATCTAGTTTCTTTAGAGGTGCATTGGTAAGTTTGGTCACTAAATCGAATCAAATTAACCGTGACCgaatttgttcaattttatcataatcataACTGTATCTCAATTACATATAATCAAACTGAAATAGTTATTCGATTTAGTTGGGTATTTTGGTa includes:
- the LOC126661190 gene encoding uncharacterized protein LOC126661190 — its product is MLKGSRHQSIMHAVKGGWVGQTFALSKRNESGGRKARLRISKGERKEMIESFIKKHQSLNNGNFPSLNLTHKEVGGSFYTIREIVREIIQENRVLGPAKSSPEEQDLDKLYTQYSLGTVSSEPEASGSMLPNGSAFASSQHQDLTEEVYIMSKELQYGFGNRKIIDVSLSPLNNKESDQKISVEEGVVSRSESLEKNADMEEMIVSRIKPLETSKNMDEVVVDTSEPLETNKRIGEAIVSRNQPLETKRSDKEVTVSTSKVTQIADVIVEAFPLQPVTQPTCILDENSDEERDLNRSLVEKDVEKVLLEPVSDTSLSSGTDLLDNSFKVDDKAEKLADSSLQQESKLPDDKEVKHRTEFQIGNSNSFATKDAIAHDAHVGIDVEMKATHNDMKSSEAKVVNAANGALTKTIDRPHATKNSIAPITQQKVIQNKSDAQHSSNSRKGSTPTLERIKIESWEGTSKKSTKSESNPVVAAFKSFVASFVKFWSG